The genomic window TTACTGCAATTGGATGTGGATGGCATAAAATCTTTTTTGAAGGAGGCATCTTCATATTCATCAACAATTTACAAAGCGGACCCATTAATTATTAGCATTCCAATGCCGGATGGATCTTCAGAAGATTTTCAGATCCGGGCATATGCGGTAATGGCCGAAGGGCTTTCAACAAAATTTCCATCCATAAAAACTTATAAGGGAGTTGGTATTTCAGACAGGCATGCTTCAATAAGGCTTGATCTCACGGATGAAGGTTTTCACACTATGATTCTTTCTCCCCGTGGTCAGTCGTTTATCGATCCAGTACCTGGTAAAAATTCTGAAATATATATGAGTTACTATAAAAAGGATTTATCACCAGCCTGCAATTTTATCTGCGGTATAAAAACTGAAGACTCTGATTTCGAATCTGTAAACAGCGCTTGGCGAAGTATAGGAACTGAATTAAGAACCTATCGTTTAGCTCTCGCCTGCACTGGTGAATATGCAAGAACAAAGGGGGATTCAGTGGCCGGAGCTCTTGCAGCAATGGTTACTTCACTGAACCGTGTGGATGGCATTTATGAGCAGGAGTTCGACATTCACCTTGTTTTGGTTGATAGTGAAGAAAAAATAATTTTTTTAGATGGCACTACTGATCCCTATACCAATAACGATGGGTATGCCATGCTGAGTGAAAACCAGGCAGTTATTGATGATAGCATCGGCAGTGATAACTATGATGTTGGTCATGTATTCAGTACGGGAGGAGGAGGTATTGCAGGGCTTGGAGTAGTCTGCAACAATGGGCGGAAGGCTATGGGGGTTACAGGTCTGTCAAATCCAGTAGGAGATGCATTCGATGTGGATTACGTAGCGCATGAGATGGGCCATCAGTTTGGTGCAAACCATACGTTTAATTCCGAAACGGTTAATTGCGGAGGCGGGAACCGCAATGCTTTTACCGCTTATGAGCCGGGCAGTGGTTCCACGATCATGGCTTATGCGGGTATATGCGGAATAAATGACCTGCAGCCACACAGCGACCCTTATTTTCATACTGAAAACTTTGATGAGGTTGTAAACTTTACTCAGTTAGTTAACGGGAATAATTGCCCTGTAGTAACTCCTATCATCAATAAGGCTCCTTCAGTTAATGCAGGCAGCGATTACTCTATTCCTTTTAATACTCCGTTTGTGTTAAATGGGAGCGCGATAGATTCTGATGGCGCTGCGTTGACTTTTTGCTGGGAAGAAATGGACCGTGGACTGGCCTGTGATTGGAATAAACCGTTAGGAACAGCGCCACTGTTCAGAAGCTTTCGGCCTGATACAGTTTCTTACAGAATCTTCCCTAAACTATCAAGCATAGTAGCTAATAAAATAGTAATCGGAGAAATTTTACCAGCTTATGCACGGGTAATGAAATTCAGACTGACAGTGCGTGACAATAGGTTAGATGGGGCTGCAGTGGCTTACAATGATCAGTTTAAAACCATAACTGTTGTAAACACCGAAAAAGCATTCAGAGTTACTTACCCCGATTCCTCTGGTTATTTCCAGGTTGGAACATCAAAATCCATAACCTGGGAAGTGGCCGGCACTGATACGGCTCCTATTAATTGCAAGCTTGTAAATATTCTGTTATCACGTGACGGTGGATTTAGCTATCCCGATACCCTTATGCAGCAAACCG from Chitinophagales bacterium includes these protein-coding regions:
- a CDS encoding T9SS type A sorting domain-containing protein codes for the protein MIFFSSKKIYPLLFSLFFSAIQSYSQSSLFWKNISINTLDNSAQDISLPQFCRLLQLDVDGIKSFLKEASSYSSTIYKADPLIISIPMPDGSSEDFQIRAYAVMAEGLSTKFPSIKTYKGVGISDRHASIRLDLTDEGFHTMILSPRGQSFIDPVPGKNSEIYMSYYKKDLSPACNFICGIKTEDSDFESVNSAWRSIGTELRTYRLALACTGEYARTKGDSVAGALAAMVTSLNRVDGIYEQEFDIHLVLVDSEEKIIFLDGTTDPYTNNDGYAMLSENQAVIDDSIGSDNYDVGHVFSTGGGGIAGLGVVCNNGRKAMGVTGLSNPVGDAFDVDYVAHEMGHQFGANHTFNSETVNCGGGNRNAFTAYEPGSGSTIMAYAGICGINDLQPHSDPYFHTENFDEVVNFTQLVNGNNCPVVTPIINKAPSVNAGSDYSIPFNTPFVLNGSAIDSDGAALTFCWEEMDRGLACDWNKPLGTAPLFRSFRPDTVSYRIFPKLSSIVANKIVIGEILPAYARVMKFRLTVRDNRLDGAAVAYNDQFKTITVVNTEKAFRVTYPDSSGYFQVGTSKSITWEVAGTDTAPINCKLVNILLSRDGGFSYPDTLMQQTANDGNELVTIANDTGWITTTARIKVEAADNIFFDISNLNFRLGTDLDTTLATGTAVTKNIENTIEIYPNPVGTELNIRAENLSSSEMNVRLLNIMGQVVPFPLYPKVQQHFFSYDIHQLLPGIYFVWIETNKRIIIRKIIKE